Proteins encoded together in one Triticum dicoccoides isolate Atlit2015 ecotype Zavitan chromosome 7B, WEW_v2.0, whole genome shotgun sequence window:
- the LOC119337953 gene encoding sodium/hydrogen exchanger 4-like, giving the protein MAASSLWDELVVAASTGGSSGTVVSICVFTAVLCLCLVAGHLLEENKWVNESITALIIGCIVGALIFLLSKGRNSHILRFDEQLFFIYVLPPIIFNAGFQVKKKQFFHNFLTIMSFGVFGVFISVAIVSAGFYWLLPKVGFGKLDAVDYLALGVIFSSTDTVCTLQVISQDETPRLYSLVFGEGVVNDATSVVLFNAIKNMDITKIKSGVVLKVIGDFLYLFATSTILGATIGLFTAYVLKALYFGRHSTDREVALMALMAYLSYMLAELLSLSGILTVFFCGIVMSHYAWHNVTESSRITTRHIFATLSFIAETFIFLYVGMDALDMDKWKTTQASFKTSIGIFGVIISLILLGRAAFVFPLSILSNFMSGNSEKAPITFKHQVVIWWAGLMRGAVSIALAYNQFTFSGVTQDPVHATIITSTIVVVFFTTLVFGFLTRPMISAMLPQHRHREPTGGRSTGSNSPKDEFILPFLGDEDASGSGSGFVQAKRSISMMLERPIHTVHIYWRKFDDRFMRPIFGGPRSY; this is encoded by the exons ATGGCGGCTTCCTCGCTGTGGGACGAGCTGGTGGTGGCGGCGTCGACGGGGGGGAGCAGCGGCACCGTGGTGTCCATTTGCGTGTTCACGGCGGTGCTCTGCCTCTGCCTCGTCGCCGGCCACCTCCTCGAGGAGAACAAATGGGTCAACGAGTCCATCACCGCGCTCATCATC GGGTGCATTGTTGGGGCTCTCATCTTTCTGCTGAGCAAGGGCAGGAACTCGCACATCCTGAGGTTCGATGAGCAGCTCTTCTTCATCTACGTTCTTCCTCCGATAATCTTCAACGCTGG GTTCCAGGTCAAGAAGAAGCAGTTCTTCCATAATTTCCTCACCATCATGTCCTTTGGGGTATTCGGGGTTTTCATCTCGGTCGCAATAGTTTCCGCAG GTTTCTACTGGCTACTCCCAAAAGTTGGTTTTGGCAAACTTGACGCGGTGGATTATCTAG CACTGGGAGTCATATTTTCTTCGACAGATACTGTGTGCACGTTGCAG GTCATAAGCCAAGATGAAACACCGAGGTTGTACAGCTTGGTCTTCGGAGAAGGAGTTGTCAATGATGCAACATCTGTGGTCCTATTCAATGCTATAAAGAATATGGATATCACCAAGATCAAAAGCGGGGTGGTGCTAAAAGTTATCGGAGATTTCCTCTATCTTTTTGCAACTAGTACTATCCTTGGCGCCACA ATCGGACTGTTCACTGCTTATGTTCTCAAAGCGCTGTATTTTGGCAG GCACTCGACTGACCGGGAGGTCGCTTTAATGGCTCTCATGGCTTATTTATCGTATATGTTAGCAGAG TTGTTAAGTCTGAGTGGGATTTTGACTGTTTTCTTTTGCGGCATCGTCATGTCCCACTACGCATGGCATAATGTAACAGAGAGCTCCCGAATCACGACAAG GCACATATTTGCGACGCTATCATTCATCGCTGAGACCTTTATCTTTCTTTATGTTGGAATGGATGCCCTTGACATGGATAAATGGAAGACAACACAGGCAAG CTTCAAGACCTCAATTGGTATttttggtgtcatcatttcactcaTTTTGCTGGGACGGGCCGCGTTTGTTTTCCCTCTTTCGATCCTTTCAAATTTTATGAGTGGGAATTCTGAAAAAGCACCAATCACATTCAAGCACCAG GTCGTGATTTGGTGGGCCGGGCTCATGAGAGGCGCCGTTTCAATTGCGCTAGCATACAATCAG TTCACATTTTCAGGTGTAACACAGGATCCAGTCCATGCAACCATCATCACCAGTACAATTGTCGTAGTATTTTTCACAACCCTG GTGTTTGGCTTCTTGACAAGGCCAATGATAAGCGCCATGCTCCCGCAGCATCGGCACCGGGAGCCGACGGGAGGCCGCAGCACGGGAAGCAACTCGCCGAAGGACGAGTTCATCCTGCCGTTTCTCGGCGACGAAGACGCGTCGGGGAGTGGAAGCGGCTTCGTCCAAGCCAAGAGAAGCATATCAATGATGCTGGAGAGACCCATCCACACGGTGCACATCTACTGGAGGAAGTTCGACGACAGGTTCATGAGACCAATCTTCGGTGGACCACGATCTTACTGA